In the Candidatus Zixiibacteriota bacterium genome, one interval contains:
- a CDS encoding DUF4402 domain-containing protein gives MDCCSWQKSEIGLLATVLVTSLLVGPSLLAQAVGTSSASATMVTPISISADTQLKFGNVMQGVPVKVNRTATGSDTSAAVFTISGEDGAGISVQFILPEYLYTATGAHMPIIFSSSDCTIDSLAGTPDTPGGGAWVGVNPYSLPTANIGATNGNTKVYLGGKVIPSVQQGAGSYSADIVISVSYDGS, from the coding sequence ATGGATTGCTGTTCATGGCAAAAATCGGAAATAGGACTACTTGCCACAGTGCTGGTTACGAGTCTCCTTGTAGGACCGTCCCTTCTGGCACAAGCCGTTGGAACCTCCTCAGCTTCGGCCACGATGGTGACACCAATTTCGATCTCAGCGGATACGCAGTTGAAGTTCGGCAATGTAATGCAAGGCGTACCCGTCAAAGTCAACCGTACCGCTACCGGTTCGGACACTTCGGCGGCTGTATTCACTATCAGCGGCGAGGATGGAGCAGGTATATCGGTTCAGTTCATCCTGCCCGAATATCTGTACACTGCGACCGGTGCTCACATGCCGATTATTTTCAGCAGTTCGGATTGCACTATCGACTCTCTGGCCGGCACACCCGATACACCGGGCGGTGGCGCCTGGGTTGGGGTCAATCCGTACTCTCTGCCAACTGCCAATATCGGGGCGACCAACGGCAATACGAAAGTGTATCTTGGAGGCAAGGTGATCCCAAGTGTTCAACAAGGGGCGGGAAGTTATTCGGCGGATATTGTGATCAGTGTCAGTTACGACGGCAGCTGA
- a CDS encoding CDP-alcohol phosphatidyltransferase family protein, with protein sequence MLLTPLVGYFLWKGDSQSTHICALLLIVAGITDGLDGYVARKLGQVSDFGKTLDPLADKLMAIVLIGLLIMFRDFPWWLAGVVVGRDLLILLAGLTLMRGEKIVVPSNWAGKYAFVAIIFLIGSYIYRFPTGITVLTWMTIVLVAISSLLYARLFLRLRGGQKLQIQPDRPMWKGLRTTFNISFLIVYFYGFFRFMGWV encoded by the coding sequence GTGTTACTGACACCTCTGGTGGGTTACTTCCTTTGGAAAGGGGATTCCCAGTCCACCCATATCTGTGCTCTGCTTCTGATTGTGGCCGGAATAACTGATGGTCTTGATGGTTATGTAGCAAGGAAGCTTGGGCAGGTCAGTGACTTTGGCAAAACCCTTGATCCACTGGCGGACAAACTGATGGCCATCGTCCTGATCGGATTATTGATTATGTTTCGAGATTTCCCATGGTGGCTGGCTGGGGTTGTGGTAGGACGTGACTTATTGATACTTCTGGCAGGTCTGACTCTCATGCGGGGCGAGAAGATCGTGGTGCCGTCGAACTGGGCTGGTAAGTATGCCTTTGTTGCCATTATCTTCCTGATAGGTAGCTATATCTATCGCTTCCCGACAGGGATCACCGTCCTGACCTGGATGACCATTGTTCTGGTTGCAATTTCGAGTTTGCTCTATGCCCGCCTGTTCCTGCGGCTCAGAGGTGGACAGAAGTTGCAAATACAACCTGATCGACCAATGTGGAAGGGGTTACGTACAACTTTCAACATCTCTTTCCTGATAGTCTACTTCTACGGTTTCTTCAGATTTATGGGCTGGGTGTAG